TCTGGCTCTCCGCCCCTCTCAACCTCGACTGCCGTGGCTTCGCCACCGCCACCGATCTCGCGGTCGTCAGATACCGCAGGGTCTACAACAACGTCCCCTCTGCTGTAGCGCGCATTCTTGACCGCCACCAAGgccccggccgccgcctccgtgtCAAGGGGTACCGtctccccgtcgccgccgccaccgccctgaATTGGTGGATCGTGgcccccgccctcgccgccgccgccgccgccgccctggatTGCTGGCTCGTGGCCCCTGCCCTCGACGGCCTCCAGGTGCTCGAGTGCTGGGTTTCTTCCAAGCATTCTAAACCGCTTGGGCCGCTGCCGGTGTCCGCCTACCGCTTCTCGCCCACCCTCCGCATCGCCACCTTTGGTGGCTGCCGCCTCCCCGACGACGACATCGCCCAAGGGCTTCACTTCCCCAACCTCAAGCACTTGTCACTTGAATCCGTCTCCACCTCGGAGCACTCTCTGCACAGCCTCATCGCCGGTTGCCCCGCTCTGGAATGCTTGATGATTCACACAATCTTCGGCTTCCGTCGCCTTCGGATCAATTCCCTCACTCTTACGTTCATATGTGTGCAAGATCAACTTCAGAACTGCAAGGAATTCAGTCAGCTCCAGTTTGAGGAACTCGTCATCCAGAATGCGCCTTGTCTTGAAAAGTTGATCCCTCTCTACTTTGAGTGTGGTCTGCAGGTGTCGGTAATCTCCGCGCCTAGACTTCACACCTTGGGCTTCCTTACTGATTGGGGCGACCATTCTACCAAACtagtgtttggctccacagttattCAGGTGATTAACCTTCCAACTGCTGTATATACTTCTTGCCTTATATATGGGATGTCTAACTAGTTAACCCGTGTTTCTCATCTGCACTTGTATAAGGCCTGATTTTGTCTCCCATGCTCCATTTAGGGATTGCGCGCCGATAGCCTGACAACGGCGGTGCGCACTGTCAAGATTTTAGCTGTCAATGTCCATACTCTTAGTTTGGATAATGTTCTTGACATGATAAGATTCTTTCCATGCCTGGAGGAGCTGCTTGTGAAGGTGGCTGTTTCTTCCTTGAAAATTCCTAGCGTCGTTCAGCTGAGCTTTCGATATACTCACTGTTCTAAAGCGGTGAAAAATTTTATGTCTTTCTTTTCAGTCATGGAGTTCGGGTGAGAACAATTTGTGGCATCGTAAACACCGGGATCTTCTCACATGTCTTGACATCCGTCTCAGGACAGTAGTGTTGGAAACGTATCTGGGCAGCTGGTCACAGGTTAACTTCGCCAAATTCTTTGTGCTGAACGCCAGAGTGCTGGAGTCAATGACGTTTCATGTTGAGGCCAGCTTGTACGACGAGGAGTTCTTGGCAGAACAGTGTACGAAGCTTCAGCTAGGGAACAAGGCTTCAAGAGATGCTCAGTTTCATTTTACAACTGGTACTTCTCTTGAAGGTGTTTGGGAGACCAAGCATC
This window of the Triticum aestivum cultivar Chinese Spring chromosome 5D, IWGSC CS RefSeq v2.1, whole genome shotgun sequence genome carries:
- the LOC123119332 gene encoding FBD-associated F-box protein At5g60610 — its product is MERRRKPLPRRPPYCAPFTSGRPPAKKRKRLGSEGEIEPWAGAAGVDRISALPDELLGEIISLLPIKDGARTQILASRWRHLWLSAPLNLDCRGFATATDLAVVRYRRVYNNVPSAVARILDRHQGPGRRLRVKGYRLPVAAATALNWWIVAPALAAAAAAALDCWLVAPALDGLQVLECWVSSKHSKPLGPLPVSAYRFSPTLRIATFGGCRLPDDDIAQGLHFPNLKHLSLESVSTSEHSLHSLIAGCPALECLMIHTIFGFRRLRINSLTLTFICVQDQLQNCKEFSQLQFEELVIQNAPCLEKLIPLYFECGLQVSVISAPRLHTLGFLTDWGDHSTKLVFGSTVIQGLRADSLTTAVRTVKILAVNVHTLSLDNVLDMIRFFPCLEELLVKSWSSGENNLWHRKHRDLLTCLDIRLRTVVLETYLGSWSQVNFAKFFVLNARVLESMTFHVEASLYDEEFLAEQCTKLQLGNKASRDAQFHFTTGTSLEGVWETKHLSDLNLDDPFLCSC